The genomic window tgcctgctcctcggACATACAGTAACTGTATATGTGTCTACTGCACATATAGACATATATCAACAGTATATGTGTTTATACAGAATATTTAAGCATATATCAACAATATATGTGCATACTGTGTCTGTAAACATATATAACAGTATAAgtgtatctgtatatatatatatatgtttatatgtgtaCTGTATTTGTGGACAGATATAAacagtatatgtgtatatggatacacatatataatgtatatgtgtatactgtatgcaaacatatatatacagtttGAAACAATTCCTTCTGTTTCCATCCATCAAATCCTTCTGTTTTTCCACAATAtgtttgtctctccctcctcctctctccctctctccctctctccctccttctctccctcctcctctctccctctctccctctctccctccttctctccctcctcctctctccctcctcctctctccctcctcctctctccctctctccctcctcctctctcctcctcctctctccctcctcctctctccttctctccctcctcctctctccctctctctctctctctctctctctctctctctctctctctctctctctctctctctctcctccacagtTGATGACTCTGCCAACttgcctccctcccctcccccctccccgtccgcTGAGCAAATCGTTCCAGTggcatcaggtacacacaccgacacacgcacacgcaaacgcacacacacagagcagaggaCGTGTGATTGTGAGGTGAGGGAATTCAAAGAGATCAGGTGACCTGCTGCAGCTCATGATTGGTCCGGTTAGGCTCCTCCTCTTTCTGCACGCTCCCTCTCTTCGGTCAATTAGCCGTTGATCAGCCCTGTGAATAGACACCCagctgtgacatcacaagtgggctgGTACCATCATACCTCCGGTGAaccctcccacttgtgatgtcacaaatgtgGAGACTTCCAAACGGCCCATAATGGTTCCAAATAGAGACCCTCTCTACTTCCTTTTAGCATCCTCCCCCGTCAGCACCAcgcatcctcctcttcatctcctctccaccttcctcctcctttctatCCTCTGTTTCCCACAATCCTTTGCAGCAGTCGATGAGGCCGGGGGATGAGAAGTGATTGATGTATGGCGTCGCCTCCGCCATGTTTGTAGTTTGTTTGGCGGGTTCTCTTCTGGTAGGGCCTGCTGTCATTAACCCCACACGCTGTGACCAACGTTATGCATCATTTAACTGTAACATTCCCATCCTATTCTATTGCACTCAAACCCTTTTTTCATtaacatgtatttattaattcatgGATTAATTATTAAACAtcatgtttttattaataactGATTCAGCCGGGTGCATGTGATCTTCAGATAACCTTCTCGTCATTATTTAAAGTTTATTTTCACTCCCCACTTGCTGACACTGAGTAAACACACTTATCTTTAATCAGAGCCATCAATCAAACTGTGTGTATGAACTGCTTTCGACGCAAAAGCGAGACTATTTGTTTAAAACCACAATAAAACCGGCAGAGATACAGCAGAGCGGTGGAAGTCGTCATGACAAACGTCTCCACCAAACCTACCCTACATTcacactgcctccgtccgtcgacggatctcattgactttgcatggggcgctctcGAAATGCATTGTTGGTCCGTCCGTTCTGTCAGCTCCGTGGCCTGCgacaaaaagttgagaaatgttcaactttttagGCAGcaacggatccgtcggccaatcagatcgcgttatGCAAAATATATGCAAATACACTGTCCAATGAAATCGCCTTTGTAATACAACCCGGGAAAATACATTCTTACTATACACACGTTATCCTTCAGCTAAAGGCCAATTTCCGCCAGAACCATCACGAAAGCATCACGGCAGTAAAACTGTCGTAGAACATAATAGAAACCATTCTAGTCGATGTAGGCTATTCCATTGGATATGGTCACGGCACagaaccgtccccaaaccgcCACTGCATTTACCATACTTGCCTCATCGATTTTttgaaagttgccggttcgcagccgtgtctcagaacactTCTACAGCCATTCAGTTTGCATTTGCTCAGGAATtttcatgagctcacatcgatccctaGGCAATTCACAAACAGGGTATTGTGATATTATCCAGTCGATCTTTGGTATCAATAGttaatcagtggcaaagaagaaatgaaagtctgcgtcgatgcctcgtgTCGCGGGCTGACTgcgacgttgccatgacatctaaaAACCGTATTTACGGgttatattataatattgatgtgtaggggttgaatataactcgtgaataatcaTTTATGAATCAATCAAATCATAATCATTTTTACAATTCTTTTAGGCCTATTACGTATAATTatgcacgtcttgagccatcagTCGGAACGTGTCCGGGGCGCTTCCAGTGGGGGACTGCGGTGCGGAACACAGCCGCTAACGTAGCGCGTGTAGCTACGTAGCGCATGGAGCTACGTAGCGCGTGGAGCTACGTAGCGGTACGGAGCGGGTCAGCTGACCGGAGGAGGGTCGGACCCCATCTCTCCCATGTCCACCGTCTGTCCGCATCTGTCTCACATCTGTACCGTGTCCCACCTCTcatgtccccctcctcccatgtcacccccacccctccacctcctcccccccccccctccccccccgctccttcctactcctcccacctctcccccccccccccccgctcctccccaCCAAAAGAGGAGGCAGTAGAGCGTATCGGTGTATCTCCCGGTGAGGTGACGCCccatgaagaggaggagcaggaggctccGTCGGAGCCCCCGGCCTTGGAGGACCCCCAGCCAGTAGACCTGCCCTTAGGGCGGGCCGCTTATGTAGGCGAGGCCCAGGCTCTAAGAGAAGGCCCTCAGGTTTGTGAATGGAGGACACCACAGCCCACAGACACAGCAagcaggtgtgtgagtgtgagtgtgtgtgtgtgtgtgtgtgtgtgtgtgtgtgtgtgtgtgtgtgtgtgtgttggggggagggtacctctctctctttttttgtgctttctttctctccctcttcaactgtctctctctctgtctctctctctctctgtctccgtctctctctctctgtctctctctctctgtccctctgtctctctctctgtctctctctcactgtctctctacctctctgtctctgtctctgtctctgtctcctgtctctctctctgtctctctctctctctctgcctctctctctctctctctctctctgcctctctctctctctctctctctctctctctctctgtctctgtctctctctctctctctctctctctctctctctctctcctctctctctctctctctctctctctctctctctctctctctctgcctctctctctctctctctctctctctgcctctctcctctctctctccttctctgtctctctgttttttGTGCGCTTGTCATGCACACGTACAATCTGCAGCTGTCtaagtgtgtgtcgtgtgtgtgtgtgtgtgcgtgcacaccaGCATTATATCTGCGCTGCACGGTTGACCTTGTGACCTCTGGATGATCACAATGTTCTGGATGAGGGTGAGCGCATTGAGAGCGAGGCCCTAAACATTGTCACTACTGAGACATTTATATTAAGCCTGGGCGATATGGCTGGAAGACATATCACGATATAACTTGATCATATTGATCGATATCTATCTATCGTTTGAATGACCTAAAAAGAGTAGGAATTACCATGCTGGATTCAAACACTCCTGTTTAACCACTTAATATGACCTTCAACTGTCTTCATTGATGAATACTCCAGGTCGATACAACAATGAGAACCTTCAGATATTATAAATAAGTATGGAACTGCGTTTGTGGAACAAACCAGCTGCTACAATCGCTGGTCCAGTCTCTTATCGATATATTGAACATATTTTAGATTGATCAAAAGTCTATCACGATACGatcatttattgttttattgtcctGGCCAAATATATATCATATCTAAATCGAGATATCGGCTGAGATATCTCAAGTTGCAGCTGAAATGGCAGTTGGGGACCTCACCCACATTTATCAGACATGTTCCTGCTCACGGTGTaaagctaatgctaacactaAAGCATTAGCTTTAGTATCGCATAACGAACAGTGAAAAGCTAACGCTAGTACCGAGACAATGCTACATGGAACAGGGAGAGGCTAACGCTAGGACCTAGACAATGCTACATGGAACAGGGAGAAGCTAACGCTAGTACCGAGACAATGCTACATGGAACAGGAAGAAGCTAACGCTAGTACAGAGGCACTGCTACATGGAGCAGGGAGAGGCTAACGCAAGCAGCACATCATCATGACTGACGTTCTCTCACTGTTTGCTAACTGTGGCTAGCTGAGGCTGCTCTCCAGTATCGTCGCTGGCTGTTGTCCGCCCGCCCGTCTGCTCTGACGTCATGTGTTCTGTGCAGCATCGCCCTAAAGGGCCGGCGCTTCACCACCGGCTGTGAAAATCGAGccgtttgtgacatcacaagtggtagTGTCCACATccaggcgggggtggggggggggtgatttgGTACGGCCCACTGGGTAGTCTGGTGGGTTGAACTCCGACCCCTCCTCCGTCTGGCTGGACACGCCCCCTGGTGATGAGGCTGCGGCTCGTGGCTCTGTGTCGCTGCTCTCCGTCACCCCCGGTGGTGAAACCAACAGGAGCCCCCCTGAGGCACCGACACAGTGGGGCTTCTTGTCCGTTGCCCAGCATCACCATACGCTTCTCTCATCGGTGTTACCTGATCAACTCCGCCCTGGTttgatcacccccccccccccctcccccccccccccccccctttgtatTGCCAGCTACATTGCAACCATGGAGGCCGCCGCGGCGTCCACTGTGAGAGACGCTTTGGGCTGGATGGAGGACGTGtttggtctctgtgtgtgtgggtttctgtTGGAGACCGGCGAGGTTCTGGAACGCGCCCGGTGCCCACGCGCGCGTGGGGCTGAGCGTGGAGCGGCATGGGCTGTGGGCTTCTCATACCATCACAGGCTCAGTGTTGTTCCGCTGTCCAACGGTTTGCTGTTTTCCTATGTTACTGATACCCTAGTATTAGCGACCGCCAACATCCAGGGAGTGCAGAAACACACTTCCAGAGCTCCCCCTTCTGAAGCTCCTTTGAcgatttgttttacatttgttttCAATTTTAATCTTAGCCACATGGAGGATTGGTTTACTGAGCCGTCATACACCTGAGTGGACACTCtctccacttgtgatgtcactcgTAATAGCTCGTAATAGCATCACAACAGGGACTCTTTGATTAACCTCCAACGACTAACCAAGCCTCGTTTATACCCATACACCCCATGAACAACGTTTACATCCACAACTTCCATTGCAATAGGAATCCAAACCTTTTGTGTTCCTCAGTTCTGGTCGTCCACCGCCATGCTCCTCATTCCATTTCATTCCGACTGTGCACGTCCTCCTAGACcctgcgaccccccccccccgccgggccctgacgcgacccccccccccccccccccgtgctctGTGTCTcggagccctccccctcccatgtCTGTGTGCAGACCCAGGCTCGGCTTCACTGTCTTGGCTCGCTTTCGGCAGTGAGGCTGGCTAGCTCGTACCGGCCAGCTTGTGTTGGAGGCCGTCGGCTCTCGCTGTCCGGTGCTGGTGGGGCGCTGATGCTAACACTAGCGCGGGGTTGGttttggtccccccccccccaacgcgctcacagccccgccccctgggacGGTGGAGGCACAGCAGGGGGCGGCCCCGCCCATCGAGGAGCGAGGGCTCCCGAAGGCGCAGAGGAGGTTGGGTCACCCTGCCCCTCCGCCAGAGAGGAGCcggccccttccccccccccgctcctggAACCATGTGGCACCCCGAAGGCTCTAGAAGAGGTCCGAGACATCTTCTCCCCCGGACACTCCGATAGCGACGTGCCCCCCGACCTGTCCGACCAGCTGGGACGACCGACTGCGCGGACGCGCCGGTGGACCGCCGTGGGCGCGAACGAGGGGAGCAGTGGCCCCGAGGTCGTCGCGTCAGAGTCCGCCGCCAGAGACGGACGACGCCGGTGACCACACGCCAGGCGCGAAGGAGAGCCGCCCCGAGTCCTCGTGTGTCCTTAAAGCAGGGACGGAGGCGTACTTCGAAACGTCCGCCCAAAGCGGTGTTCAGGAGTCACCGCGCCCACAGAGCTACTATGAGATCAGCGGGGCAGCGGGAGAGAGGTGCACCCCCGAGGCTGGGGTCGGGTTCAAGTTACATCCAGCTCCTGGTCAATTTCAATTGAGGTGACGGCTGAGAGCATTTCCCAGGGATCCGAGAGCCGGTGCTGAACCCTTTCCACAAGATGTCGATGGAGCAAAGGAGCCGGCCTATCAACATCACCGTTAAGTCTCCGACCGGGGCGGCAAAATCAAGCACCTTCTTACGCCCCCAGCTTTCCCCAATCAGTGGAAGCTTCGACGACTCGTCCGCCCCTCCTCCAACACCCTCCATCGAGCACCACCCCTCCGCTACAAACCGCTCCGTCCACGCCGGCCGACTTCACCGAAGCCCTCAGCAAGATGGCCTCCATGGAGCGCCACGTCTCTTTGGACCAATCCGGCGCTCTGGCTGAGATGCTGGACCTGGCGGGAGCCCTGCCCAAACTGTCCCTGGGCAGGAGGGTGGTGGATCCGATGAGGAGGAAGTCTGTCCCGGCCAACGTGTCTCCTCTGGGGGTTAGCTCGCTGGCCCGGCTGGCTCTGGACgcggggcagggggggcagggagggccCGAGGATCTGGGATACTGTGTCTTCAGCGAGTGCTCTGCCCCCATGCCGTCCCCGGCCGACATGCCGGGGTCTGCCGATGCTCCCTGTCGCTCTTTCCCTACCGTGGACGCAGACGAGGATGAACCAGAACGGAGAGACGGAACACCCCCACCggaccagaagaagaagaacgtcCCGGAGACGGTTCAGAAGAGCGCCGCAGCGGAGAAGAAAGACGTCACGGAGTCCCCGAGGAAATCCGGCATGCTCCTGGAGAAGGCCGTGCCTGTCGGTATCAAACCCGACCGCCTCAGGATCCCGGTCACCTCTCCGAACCGCCTCACCGAGTTCCGCTTGGAGAGTGGCCTGCCAGGAGACATCCAGATCCAGGCCATcccggaggtggaggtggagaaggaccCGTCCCGGGAGGCGTCCCCCGTCCCTCCCGACAGCTCCTTCAGCTTCTCCCTGACCGACGGCAGGGTTCCTCGGACACCCACGACTCCAAAGTCCCCCGTCGACGGTCCATTAAACCCTGAAGAACCCGCGAAGGATACACCAGGGGAAGGCGGGACTGAGGTCGGGACGGAACGGGCTGCAGGGGCCGAGAAGTCTGCTGACAAAGAATCCGATTTTAGTGAAGACTCAAAGGATCCAAATGGAGAATCTCCCAGGGAAATAAAAGTGGACGAATCAGATGTGACCTCTCCTGAGGCTTGTAGACAGAAAACGGACATCTTCCAGGAGAACATACAACCAAAGTTAAAGACAGAAGAGGCGCAGGAACAACATGTTCCACCCCCTCTTGAGCTGTCAGAAGAAACTGTTGTTGAGGCAGGAACCCGAGGCCTCGCAGAAGAGATTGGAGAAGAGAAAGGATTGCAGTCCCCTCCTccaatcatcatcatcccccAGGCCCAGCTGGATGAAgaggacggagaggaggaggacgaggaggtggagctggctGAGGAGCCTCAGGAGGTCATGGAGGAGGCAGAAGTTCCCCCCAACGAAGAGCTGAGGAAGGAGGTATTGGAGTTGCTGGAGGTCGAAGGATTGGATTTCACTGGACTGGAGCCTAAATCGGACACCGGAGAATCTAGTCACAGTGAAGATGGAGAACCGGTGACTGACACCTCCCAGTTGTCTCCGTACTCTGACCGAGGTCAAATGCAGTCTTCTCCACAGGGAGGGGAGGACTTCGGAAAAGAagaggaccaatcagaggatCTCAGAGAGGCCATCTTGGAAGCGGAGaagcaggaagaggaagctgTTGAAGGAGATGAAGAAGGAATGGAAAAGAAGGATGAATCACTGGACCACGGAGAGATCGATGCTGAGCAAGAAGAAGTGAAAGCTACAGATGTCGGCAAAGAGACGGtaagggaagaggaggacagctGCAAGGGGACGGAGAAAGGTGCAGATGTTGCCTCCGACCTGGCCAGTGAAGTCCATCACACAACCAATGAAGAAACGA from Gadus macrocephalus chromosome 4, ASM3116895v1 includes these protein-coding regions:
- the LOC132456511 gene encoding LOW QUALITY PROTEIN: microtubule-associated protein tau-like (The sequence of the model RefSeq protein was modified relative to this genomic sequence to represent the inferred CDS: inserted 2 bases in 1 codon; deleted 1 base in 1 codon) codes for the protein MSMEQRSRPINITVKSPTGAAKSSTFLRPQLSPISGSFDDSSAPPPTPSIEHHXPPLQTAPSTPADFTEALSKMASMERHVSLDQSGALAEMLDLAGALPKLSLGRRVVDPMRRKSVPANVSPLGVSSLARLALDAGQGGQGGPEDLGYCVFSECSAPMPSPADMPGSADAPCRSFPTVDADEDEPERRDGTPPPDQKKKNVPETVQKSAAAEKKDVTESPRKSGMLLEKAVPVGIKPDRLRIPVTSPNRLTEFRLESGLPGDIQIQAIPEVEVEKDPSREASPVPPDSSFSFSLTDGRVPRTPTTPKSPVDGPLNPEEPAKDTPGEGGTEVGTERAAGAEKSADKESDFSEDSKDPNGESPREIKVDESDVTSPEACRQKTDIFQENIQPKLKTEEAQEQHVPPPLELSEETVVEAGTRGLAEEIGEEKGLQSPPPIIIIPQAQLDEEDGEEEDEEVELAEEPQEVMEEAEVPPNEELRKEVLELLEVEGLDFTGLEPKSDTGESSHSEDGEPVTDTSQLSPYSDRGQMQSSPQGGEDFGKEEDQSEDLREAILEAEKQEEEAVEGDEEGMEKKDESLDHGEIDAEQEEVKATDVGKETVREEEDSCKGTEKGADVASDLASEVHHTTNEETTADMSVLDTDSGWIDTQDEDRSLLTEPIEALPKDHGPGTTTGPGTTTGTTTGTTVARDRSRKRAPWRPRGRSDPFDSKIIHKDPGHPRDPLKKKKAGVRRADHNKLAVPSCRSPCRTSAGRAPGRQHRPVVALAGSAKRKGAAMEVRQPLSVAHQSRERPTSRHRTSSPTRAVLLKMAALRRAAESLPCRPGSASDLQSRPPLGAELYRPRAKSACSPRGQPSPLTRAEEERTYRSPEKRSSLPRPAKSLTRHIPAAEQEDGPRRPTCMDSGRSRSARSGTSTPGSTAVTPGTPPSYACRTPGSRTPGSHTPKSFSVLQEKKIAVIRTPPKSPSSVQRQLKVINQPLPDLTHVKSKIGSTSNLKHQPKGGQIQIVSERADFSHVQSKCGSKNNLRHSPRGGHVMIPSVKLDFSHVQAKCGSLDKIQHAAGGGNIQIQSQKLDMSHVTAKCGSMSNIRHRPGGGQVRIESVKLDFKDNAKPKIRSLDNASHTPGGGNIMIESHKLMFREEAKARVDHGAEIVTTHSPCGEPGGTSPRLCSAGSMLASPQLATLAQDVTAALAKQGL